In the Flagellimonas sp. MMG031 genome, one interval contains:
- a CDS encoding ABC transporter permease produces the protein MWLFDKDLWIEIFHTLGKNMFRTFLTMLGVIFAMIILVLLLGSANGMSNGFNKLFAGTASNSLFVWGQSTSEPYKGFERGRRIRYKLEDADILKRQIPEIEVLAPRIELASHRGTVSVYRNGRTSGSAVYGDYPEIDNITKKKLVEGRFLNQTDIQDSKKVCVIGEETYKLLFDKGEKAIGEEIRINGVYFSVVGIYKPNNNINIDGENAVFIPFSTFQKAFNSGDRMGWMAIAVEENTPVPFVEAQIKSILKAKYDIHPDDERAIGSFDMSEIFNNITGFTMVLKGFSFFVGIFTLLAGVIAISNILLITVKERTQEIGVRRALGATPVIVKRQIVVEAIVLTAFAGLVGFAIAVGVLSALDAMFGSGDDFPFVKPMISVPQFIVSFILMVGLSVLIGLLPANRAVKIKPIDALREE, from the coding sequence ATGTGGTTATTTGATAAAGACTTGTGGATAGAAATTTTTCATACCCTGGGCAAGAACATGTTCAGGACCTTTTTGACCATGTTGGGGGTTATCTTCGCTATGATCATCTTGGTGCTGTTGTTGGGTTCTGCCAACGGGATGAGCAACGGGTTCAACAAACTTTTTGCCGGTACAGCTTCAAATAGCTTGTTTGTTTGGGGTCAATCCACCTCCGAACCCTATAAGGGCTTTGAGCGTGGAAGAAGAATCCGATACAAGTTGGAGGATGCGGACATCCTGAAAAGACAGATTCCTGAAATCGAAGTCCTTGCCCCACGTATTGAGTTGGCTAGCCATAGAGGTACCGTGAGTGTCTACCGAAACGGACGTACTAGTGGTTCTGCGGTCTATGGGGATTACCCTGAAATTGACAATATCACCAAAAAGAAGTTGGTGGAAGGCCGGTTTTTAAACCAGACCGATATTCAGGATTCCAAAAAAGTCTGTGTCATAGGGGAAGAAACCTATAAGCTCCTTTTCGACAAAGGGGAAAAAGCAATTGGCGAGGAAATCCGTATCAATGGGGTATATTTTAGCGTAGTGGGCATCTATAAACCCAACAACAACATCAATATTGATGGTGAGAACGCGGTGTTCATCCCGTTCAGTACCTTTCAAAAAGCCTTTAATTCAGGCGATCGTATGGGGTGGATGGCCATTGCCGTTGAAGAGAATACGCCTGTGCCGTTTGTGGAGGCCCAAATCAAAAGCATTTTAAAAGCCAAATACGATATACATCCGGATGACGAACGTGCCATAGGCAGCTTCGATATGTCCGAAATATTCAACAATATTACCGGGTTTACCATGGTGCTCAAAGGGTTCTCATTTTTCGTAGGGATCTTTACCCTACTCGCGGGTGTCATCGCCATCAGTAATATCCTTTTGATCACGGTAAAGGAACGTACCCAGGAAATAGGCGTTCGTAGGGCACTAGGGGCAACCCCGGTCATTGTGAAGCGTCAGATTGTGGTAGAGGCCATTGTGTTGACTGCATTTGCTGGCTTGGTCGGTTTTGCCATCGCAGTAGGGGTATTGTCGGCGTTGGACGCCATGTTTGGCAGCGGGGATGATTTCCCGTTCGTGAAACCCATGATCAGTGTGCCGCAGTTCATCGTATCATTTATTTTAATGGTAGGTCTGAGCGTGCTCATTGGCCTATTGCCTGCCAACCGTGCAGTAAAAATTAAACCCATAGACGCATTAAGGGAAGAATAA
- a CDS encoding efflux RND transporter periplasmic adaptor subunit: MNKYVKYGLIGVVVIGILAAVVYFLKQNSTPVELYKTETAEKKDIVNKVIVTGKVIPEDEINIKPQISGIIDKIMLEEGAQVKSGDLIAVIKVVPNEQSLNQAAGRVRNAELALNNAKLEYDRNKTLFDKGVISNQDYNNLKLTYEQALQELKNAQADYQIIRKGSAGGSASANTNIRATVSGTILEIPVKEGDQVIQSNNFNEGTTIATIADMSKMIFEGEVDEAEVGKLSVGMPLEISLGALEEQKFDAKLKFIAPKGVEEEGAVQFKIEGDLDVTPSDSTSYVRAGYSANASIVLEERKDVLSIKEALLQFDKETEKPYVEVQVAENEFERRDLELGVSDGIDVEIVSGITEDDKIKVWNKLEKRSDEE, from the coding sequence ATGAACAAGTATGTAAAGTACGGATTAATAGGGGTAGTGGTCATAGGTATTTTGGCCGCTGTAGTCTACTTTTTAAAGCAGAACAGTACTCCTGTAGAGCTGTATAAAACCGAAACAGCAGAAAAGAAGGACATTGTAAATAAAGTCATCGTAACCGGTAAAGTGATTCCCGAGGACGAGATCAACATCAAACCCCAAATTTCCGGAATCATTGATAAAATAATGCTGGAAGAAGGTGCCCAAGTAAAATCTGGAGACCTGATTGCCGTGATCAAGGTGGTTCCCAACGAACAATCGTTGAACCAAGCGGCCGGTAGGGTTCGAAACGCCGAGTTGGCACTGAACAATGCCAAATTGGAATATGACCGGAACAAAACTCTTTTTGACAAGGGTGTTATTTCCAATCAAGATTACAACAACTTAAAGCTGACTTACGAGCAAGCCCTGCAGGAGTTGAAAAACGCCCAGGCCGATTATCAAATTATTAGAAAAGGTTCTGCAGGAGGTTCTGCCAGTGCCAACACCAATATTAGGGCTACCGTATCTGGAACTATTTTGGAGATTCCGGTAAAAGAAGGGGATCAGGTAATCCAAAGTAACAACTTTAACGAAGGTACTACCATTGCTACCATAGCCGATATGTCCAAAATGATCTTTGAGGGAGAGGTGGACGAAGCCGAAGTAGGCAAGTTGAGCGTGGGCATGCCTTTGGAAATAAGTTTGGGAGCCTTGGAAGAGCAAAAGTTCGACGCCAAGTTAAAGTTCATCGCCCCAAAAGGTGTTGAGGAAGAAGGTGCCGTTCAATTTAAGATAGAAGGTGATCTTGACGTAACGCCTAGTGATAGTACCTCATACGTACGTGCCGGATATAGTGCCAATGCTTCCATTGTATTGGAAGAGCGGAAGGACGTACTGTCTATTAAAGAAGCATTGCTCCAGTTCGATAAGGAAACCGAGAAACCCTATGTAGAAGTACAGGTGGCCGAGAACGAGTTTGAACGCAGGGATTTGGAATTGGGTGTAAGCGACGGTATCGATGTAGAAATTGTATCGGGTATTACCGAGGATGACAAAATCAAGGTTTGGAACAAGTTGGAGAAGCGATCTGACGAAGAATAA